TGGGCACTCCGTCAAGATAATACAGCTGTAAACATCATCTCTTTCTTTGGCGAAAAATACAATATTGAGCTCATAAATAGCACAGCTCATCTCGGTCTTGTCAAACAATCCAAACCTGGACGTTTTTAATTTAGAGGCTGATTATGAATAAGAAATTTTATATTTTACCGCAAAATGGCGGTGAAAAATTCCGCCAAATTTTAAAAGCTATCCCAGCAACTCCACAAGAAAAACAGATATTACAGGAAGCTTCCATAAAACACGTAGAAATCGATTTAAACAACAATTCTTGGGAAATCCTCATGCAAACGTACAACGGTATTCCTGATGAATTGCTAACAAAAGCAGCAAGTTATATTTCACATCGCTGCAATATCCCTAATGTAATTTTTTATCAAGATATAATCGATTTACCACAAGAAGTTACACGCCATTGGCAAACGATAATTCAAAATGCCGCTGGCACTAATCCAACGCTTTACAGCATTTTGACACAAGCTACTCATAGCGTTGATGGCAATCGCATCATGATTGATTTTAAAGGTTCTCATATTGAGGATATCTTGCGCTCTCATAATGTTGAAGAAACAATCACTCATGCTGTTCAAGCAATGGTACATTGCCCTTGCAAAGTCATTTGCCGTATCGATAATGAAAATAATATCCCTATCAATACCATGGTAAATCCACTCGATAGCGATATCGAAAAGGAAAATTACCTGCGCCAATTGCAACAACAATCTCAAAGCAATGTTCATCATACAACTAAAACTCAAACAACTTCAAACACCAATGAAAACGGCTTTAATAATAATCAACCAAAATTCCGCCGTTCTAAAACAGAACGCAAATTGATTATTGATACTATTTCTGATGAACCAATTGAAATCACCAGCATTGATGGTGAAATGAAAAATATCACATTGCGCGGTCGTATCTTCAATATAAATACACGCGAATTCAACACAGGAACAATTCTTTTGACATTCGACCTCGCTGATGAATCAGACGGTATTTCCTGTAAAGTATTCTTAAAGACAAAAGATGAATTTACAGAAGTTAATTCCGCACTACAAAAAGCTGATATCGTAAAAATCAAAGGCGCAATCCGTTTTGACTCCTATTTAAATGACTATGTGATGATGCCAAATAATATCGCTATGTCAGAACTGCCAAAACGTGAAGATAGGGCTATTGAAAAACGCGTTGAATTGCATGCCCATACTCATATGAGTAATATGGATGCTGTCGTGTCCGCCACTGATTTAATCAATACTGCTGTTCGTTGGGGCTGGCCAGCCATTGCCATCACTGACCACGGTGTTGTTCAAGCTTTCCCAGAAGCCATGAAAGCAGCTAAAGGCAAAGACATCAAGATAATTTACGGTATTGAAGGATATTTAACGGGCGACGATTACCAACAGCGCCGTGCAAATCACATCATAATGTTGGCTAAAAATTCCATTGGACTGCACAATATTTATCGCATGGTTTCATTATCCCATTTAAAATATCTGTACAAATCGCGACCACGTTTGCCGAAAAAAATAATTTCAGAATTACGTGAAGGAGTAATCATCGGTTCTGCCTGCGAAGCTGGCGAGTTAATTCGCGCTATCGTTGCTGGTGCGGATGATGATAAATTATTGGAAATCGCTTCATTTTATGATTATCTGGAAATTCAACCTATCGGCAACAATGCCTTTTTACTGCGCGATAATGATAATTTCCCTAATATCCAAACAGAACAGGATTTAATCAACATAAACTTAAAAGTCGCTGAACTCGCTGAAAAACTTGGCAAAATGCTAATTGCCACTTGTGATGTTCATTTTCTAAATGCCAAAGACAGCATTTATCGCGCTATCTTAATGAAAGGCAAAGGCTTTGCCGATGCTGAAAAACAACCACCATTATACTTGCGCACAACTGAAGAAATGCTCAAGGAATTTTCTTATCTCGGCGAAGAAAAAGCATATGAAGCAGTCGTTACCAATCCGCGCAAAATCGCTGATATGGTAGAAGTCTTCAAGCCAATTCCTGATGAATTGTATTCACCGATGATACCTGGCGCAGATGAACAAATTCACGATATGTCTTACGCTAGAGCACGCGAACTTTACGGTGAAAACTTGCCAAAAGTCGTACAAGACCGCCTTGAATTAGAGCTTAACTCCATCATCGGACATGGTTTTGCTGTATTGTATTTAATCGCACACAAACTCGTAAAAAAATCACTTGATGACGGCTATCTCGTAGGCTCTCGTGGTTCTGTTGGCTCTTCATTTGTCGCAACTATGACAAATATAACAGAAGTAAATCCATTGCCACCGCATTGGCGTTGCCCATATTGCAAACACAGCGAATTTGTCGAAGACGGCACTTATGGCTGTGGTTTTGATATGCCAGATAAAATCTGCCCACATTGTGGCACAAAAATGATTAAAGACGGTCATGACATTCCATTTGCCGTATTCATGGGCTTTGATGGCGATAAAGTTCCAGATATCGACCTCAATTTCTCCGGTGATTATCAGCCTGTTGCTCATAAATACACAGAAGAATTATTTGGCAAAGACAATGTATTCCGCGCTGGAACTATTGCCACTGTCGCTGATAAAACAGCTTATGGCTATGTAAAAAAATTCTTCGATGAAAAAGGTATAAAAAAACGCGATGCTTATATAAACAGCCTTGTCAATGGTTGCACCGGTGTAAAACGCACCACAGGTCAACATCCTGGTGGCATCATGGTTATCCCTCGTAA
The window above is part of the Megamonas hypermegale genome. Proteins encoded here:
- a CDS encoding PolC-type DNA polymerase III; translated protein: MNKKFYILPQNGGEKFRQILKAIPATPQEKQILQEASIKHVEIDLNNNSWEILMQTYNGIPDELLTKAASYISHRCNIPNVIFYQDIIDLPQEVTRHWQTIIQNAAGTNPTLYSILTQATHSVDGNRIMIDFKGSHIEDILRSHNVEETITHAVQAMVHCPCKVICRIDNENNIPINTMVNPLDSDIEKENYLRQLQQQSQSNVHHTTKTQTTSNTNENGFNNNQPKFRRSKTERKLIIDTISDEPIEITSIDGEMKNITLRGRIFNINTREFNTGTILLTFDLADESDGISCKVFLKTKDEFTEVNSALQKADIVKIKGAIRFDSYLNDYVMMPNNIAMSELPKREDRAIEKRVELHAHTHMSNMDAVVSATDLINTAVRWGWPAIAITDHGVVQAFPEAMKAAKGKDIKIIYGIEGYLTGDDYQQRRANHIIMLAKNSIGLHNIYRMVSLSHLKYLYKSRPRLPKKIISELREGVIIGSACEAGELIRAIVAGADDDKLLEIASFYDYLEIQPIGNNAFLLRDNDNFPNIQTEQDLININLKVAELAEKLGKMLIATCDVHFLNAKDSIYRAILMKGKGFADAEKQPPLYLRTTEEMLKEFSYLGEEKAYEAVVTNPRKIADMVEVFKPIPDELYSPMIPGADEQIHDMSYARARELYGENLPKVVQDRLELELNSIIGHGFAVLYLIAHKLVKKSLDDGYLVGSRGSVGSSFVATMTNITEVNPLPPHWRCPYCKHSEFVEDGTYGCGFDMPDKICPHCGTKMIKDGHDIPFAVFMGFDGDKVPDIDLNFSGDYQPVAHKYTEELFGKDNVFRAGTIATVADKTAYGYVKKFFDEKGIKKRDAYINSLVNGCTGVKRTTGQHPGGIMVIPRNMDVHHFTPIQHPADDNDTNTITTHFDYHSISSRLVKLDILGHDDPTVIKMLENVTHRDPRSIPFDDPATMSIFSSTEALGVTPEKLGATSGTFGIPEFRTPFTRQMLDDTKPKKFSDLVRISGFSHGTNVWLDNAQDLITNGTCTVSDAISCRDDIMMHLIHSGLDPLFSFKTMEKVRKGKGLSEDDIKVMKDGGIPQWYIDSCLKIKYLFPRAHATAYVMMAYRIAFCKVHYPLAFYAAYFSIRAAEFDANIISRGKQAVRDKLDEIIAMEKQKKLSVKDKSFQVILELAWEMYLRGFFVEKVDLYKSSASKFILHEKSLLPPFTALTGISTTAANNIVQARKDGEFTSIDDLKKRASLTTTIIESLREHGCLNGLQENDQIALFS